In Ovis canadensis isolate MfBH-ARS-UI-01 breed Bighorn chromosome 3, ARS-UI_OviCan_v2, whole genome shotgun sequence, one DNA window encodes the following:
- the FGF6 gene encoding fibroblast growth factor 6: MARGQTLLITMSRGAGRPQGTLWALVFLGVLVGMVVPSPAGTRANGTLLASRGWGTLLSRSRAGLAGEIAGVNWESGYLVGIKRQRRLYCNVGIGFHLQVPPDGRISGTHEENPYSLLEISTVERGVVSLFGVKSALFVAMNSKGKLYATPSFQEECKFRETLLPNNYNAYESDMYRGAYIALSKYGRVKRGSKVSPTMTVTHFLPRI, encoded by the exons ATGGCCCGGGGACAGACGCTGCTCATCACTATGTCCCGGGGAGCAGGACGTCCGCAGGGCACGCTGTGGGCTCTCGTCTTCCTCGGCGTCCTAGTGGGCATGGTGGTGCCCTCTCCCGCAGGCACCCGAGCCAACGGCACGCTGCTGGCCTCAAGGGGCTGGGGCACCCTGCTGTCCAGGTCTCGGGCCGGGCTGGCCGGAGAGATCGCAGGCGTGAACTGGGAGAGTGGCTATTTGGTGGGGATCAAGAGGCAGCGGAGGCTGTACTGCAACGTGGGCATCGGCTTCCACCTTCAGGTGCCCCCCGACGGCCGGATCAGCGGGACCCACGAGGAGAACCCCTACA GCCTGCTGGAGATTTCCACAGTGGAGAGAGGTGTGGTGAGCCTCTTTGGGGTGAAGAGCGCCCTCTTCGTCGCCATGAACAGTAAAGGAAAATTATACGCCACG CCCAGCTTCCAAGAAGAGTGCAAGTTCAGAGAGACCCTCCTGCCCAACAACTACAACGCCTATGAGTCAGACATGTACCGAGGTGCCTACATCGCGCTGAGCAAATACGGACGGGTGAAGCGGGGCAGCAAGGTGTCCCCGACCATGACTGTCACACACTTCCTCCCTAGGATATAA